One part of the Mycobacterium marinum genome encodes these proteins:
- a CDS encoding LOG family protein: protein MPNMDIPFQPLRNSLYTSLELMGGFDPERPLSAAETLDFQTYRYFTANGGACPNDPYAGMMQALHDHSIMRAISKFFTSVDVPTVAIMGGHDVPRSAARYLDVVHVARTLTQGGCLVASGGGPGTMEATHLGALLATASDQDVADAVQHLRSRPTLPDTTSVVSQTGEVDTAIVRQLHSWAKPAFEIAQTFTDPGGRSLAVPTWHYGCEPLTPLATHVAKYFQNSLREDMLLSLAANGIIYTPGASGTLQEVFQNAAQNYYPRSGQEFSPMIFYGREFWTEKLPVLPVLEGLFVGNAKLTPEEFGRLIRVVDTAEEAVNALLEHRPSTTKMIHRMQAEGFGPILAAAAGSAEAATSVLGAR, encoded by the coding sequence ATGCCGAATATGGATATTCCATTTCAGCCGCTGCGAAATTCGTTGTACACGTCCCTAGAGCTGATGGGCGGCTTCGATCCGGAACGGCCACTCAGCGCCGCCGAAACGTTGGACTTTCAGACCTATCGTTACTTCACCGCCAATGGCGGGGCGTGCCCGAATGACCCCTACGCCGGGATGATGCAGGCATTGCACGATCACTCGATCATGCGCGCAATATCGAAGTTCTTCACCAGCGTCGACGTGCCCACGGTGGCGATCATGGGCGGCCATGACGTGCCGCGTAGCGCCGCAAGATACCTAGATGTCGTGCACGTTGCGCGGACCCTGACCCAAGGTGGATGTCTGGTCGCCAGTGGCGGTGGACCCGGCACGATGGAAGCCACCCACCTAGGTGCGCTGCTGGCGACCGCCTCGGATCAGGACGTGGCAGATGCGGTGCAGCACCTGAGGTCGCGGCCGACGTTGCCCGACACCACGTCGGTGGTCTCGCAGACCGGTGAGGTCGACACCGCGATCGTGCGCCAGTTGCACAGTTGGGCCAAACCCGCCTTCGAGATTGCCCAGACATTCACCGATCCCGGAGGGCGCAGTCTGGCCGTTCCCACCTGGCACTACGGCTGCGAACCGCTGACACCGCTGGCGACCCATGTGGCGAAGTATTTCCAGAACAGCCTCCGCGAAGACATGCTGCTCTCGCTGGCCGCTAACGGGATCATATATACCCCCGGCGCATCGGGAACACTGCAGGAGGTTTTCCAGAACGCCGCCCAAAACTATTACCCGAGATCCGGCCAGGAATTTTCTCCGATGATCTTCTACGGCAGGGAATTCTGGACCGAAAAACTACCGGTGCTGCCGGTTCTTGAAGGCCTATTCGTGGGTAATGCGAAGCTGACGCCCGAGGAATTCGGCCGGTTGATTCGGGTGGTCGATACCGCCGAGGAGGCGGTCAACGCCCTGCTGGAGCATCGCCCGTCGACCACCAAGATGATCCATCGGATGCAAGCCGAGGGATTTGGGCCGATCCTGGCGGCCGCCGCCGGATCCGCTGAGGCGGCCACGAGTGTGCTGGGGGCGCGCTAG
- a CDS encoding AAA family ATPase — protein MTLTNDELTDLTTGLTGGDEARRQPITDVNAWLDGLEYGVRPALRALGELLIGVAEREGCENADRFIARCLGVPDSGHLLDEERDLNPVSRLTTALALAEWIEQHADACEVGPGEHAYPPKWTQTEIGGRRYRHPLCLCVHFPAGTLLAETGCVIHIEARETVMHSAEVSAYVTPDNQAHARAVLDRLAERANELNPYRGEAVRATNNHGLNFSVIDLPSTATRDTVIVPDAVWTEVDLGVASVRDRHELLNAHGLGARRGVLLCGPPGTGKSAVSAVVAAEVVGEFTVIYVEAKAGADLLTAVVEEAQRLGGPVLIVLEDVDLWCRDRRAGDGGLSELLAAMDIRPEARILTLASTNDAETLDKAAVRTGRFDSIVEVGYPNRADAARILAALIRDIPGGAAVDTAAVVAALPERTSGSDIREVVRRAVLAGDRGSVSTAALLAELGSGRYRATVPHGMYL, from the coding sequence ATGACCCTGACCAACGATGAACTGACCGACCTGACCACCGGCCTAACCGGCGGTGATGAGGCGCGCCGCCAGCCCATCACGGACGTCAACGCGTGGCTGGACGGGCTGGAGTACGGCGTCCGGCCCGCGCTGCGCGCACTCGGCGAGTTGCTGATCGGCGTCGCCGAGCGCGAAGGTTGCGAGAACGCCGATCGCTTCATCGCACGCTGTCTGGGCGTGCCGGATTCCGGGCACCTTCTGGACGAAGAACGCGATCTCAATCCCGTTTCCCGGTTGACCACCGCGCTGGCGCTGGCCGAATGGATCGAGCAACACGCGGACGCCTGCGAAGTCGGCCCGGGCGAGCACGCCTACCCGCCGAAGTGGACCCAGACCGAGATCGGTGGCCGCCGCTACCGCCACCCACTGTGCTTGTGCGTGCACTTTCCGGCCGGGACGCTGCTGGCTGAGACGGGTTGCGTCATCCACATCGAGGCGCGCGAGACGGTCATGCATTCCGCCGAGGTCAGCGCGTACGTAACGCCGGACAACCAGGCCCATGCCCGAGCCGTGCTGGATCGGCTCGCCGAACGGGCCAACGAACTCAACCCATACCGGGGCGAAGCGGTGCGCGCGACCAACAACCACGGCCTGAACTTCAGTGTGATCGACCTGCCATCGACGGCGACCCGCGACACCGTCATCGTCCCCGACGCGGTGTGGACCGAGGTAGATCTCGGTGTCGCCTCGGTGCGCGACCGCCACGAGCTGCTCAACGCGCACGGCCTGGGAGCACGGCGCGGTGTGCTGTTGTGCGGCCCGCCCGGCACCGGCAAGTCGGCGGTCAGCGCGGTGGTGGCGGCCGAGGTGGTCGGTGAATTCACCGTCATCTACGTCGAGGCCAAAGCGGGGGCGGACCTGCTGACCGCCGTTGTGGAAGAGGCCCAGCGCCTCGGCGGTCCGGTGCTCATCGTGTTGGAAGACGTCGACCTGTGGTGCCGGGACCGCCGGGCCGGTGATGGCGGCCTCTCGGAGCTGTTGGCGGCAATGGACATTCGGCCCGAGGCCCGCATCCTGACCCTGGCCTCCACCAACGACGCCGAGACCCTGGACAAGGCGGCGGTGCGCACCGGGCGGTTCGACTCCATCGTCGAGGTCGGCTACCCCAACCGCGCCGACGCCGCCCGCATTCTGGCGGCGTTGATCCGCGACATTCCCGGGGGAGCGGCCGTCGACACGGCGGCGGTAGTGGCCGCACTCCCCGAGCGGACCAGCGGTAGCGATATCCGCGAAGTCGTCCGCCGCGCCGTGCTGGCCGGCGATCGCGGCTCCGTGAGCACGGCAGCGCTGCTGGCTGAACTGGGCAGCGGGCGCTACCGGGCGACGGTGCCGCACGGGATGTACCTGTAG
- a CDS encoding nitroreductase family protein — translation MTDAQQLPQDHDTYPTQRSRRSILWRTKVRLQFTGWLQYLITAVVAGVFLAVAGLGWLIGVWQPLLLWTPLGIGLLLLVISILDVITVKWGLRPAESLPRRSDHPNAFDMMRARRSCHSFQKRDLTERDRSELMRVAAACTDRDRLIGTSPIRFEYIRATRLAWTVEGAHEFLVAIAPRNYDRLALLDVGRSLQKVVLHATRTGVATCWIGPGANQTRVVEHLGDRFDPSQDHVVCICALGYRSRFLPLFIRLIERIQNRRLPLASLFFADPNLRVPLAVDTAPFAAFGRCYEACQWSPSSYNAQTTRCVAVTESRNGSTRVARLDFFATTTSRFYAPVAVGIWCANWETGCAALGIPGHFAVLPADAPGIRGYPDVPHYDVSWIADPKS, via the coding sequence ATGACTGACGCGCAGCAGCTGCCGCAGGACCACGACACGTACCCGACCCAAAGGTCGCGGCGCTCCATCCTGTGGCGCACCAAGGTCCGGTTGCAGTTCACCGGTTGGCTGCAATACCTGATCACCGCGGTCGTTGCGGGTGTGTTCCTCGCTGTCGCGGGGCTCGGATGGTTGATCGGGGTGTGGCAGCCGCTGCTGTTGTGGACGCCGTTGGGAATCGGCCTGCTCTTGCTGGTGATATCGATCCTCGATGTCATCACCGTGAAGTGGGGGCTACGGCCCGCCGAGTCGTTACCGCGGCGCAGCGATCATCCGAATGCCTTCGACATGATGCGCGCACGACGCTCGTGCCACTCCTTCCAAAAACGTGACCTCACTGAGCGTGATCGGAGCGAGCTGATGCGAGTGGCAGCGGCGTGCACTGATCGCGACCGGCTGATCGGCACCAGCCCAATCCGTTTCGAGTACATTCGGGCCACGCGGCTGGCCTGGACGGTCGAGGGAGCCCACGAGTTTCTGGTGGCCATAGCACCGCGAAACTACGACCGGCTAGCGCTGCTCGACGTCGGCCGCAGTCTGCAGAAGGTGGTGCTGCACGCCACCCGGACGGGGGTGGCCACCTGCTGGATCGGCCCGGGCGCCAACCAAACCCGGGTTGTCGAACACTTGGGTGATCGATTCGACCCCAGCCAGGATCACGTGGTCTGTATCTGTGCCTTGGGTTACCGATCACGGTTCCTGCCCTTGTTCATTCGGCTGATAGAACGGATCCAGAACCGTCGCCTGCCGCTGGCGTCCTTGTTTTTCGCGGACCCGAACCTGCGCGTGCCGCTGGCCGTCGACACCGCGCCGTTCGCCGCATTTGGCCGCTGCTACGAGGCCTGCCAATGGTCGCCATCGTCCTACAACGCCCAGACCACCCGATGTGTTGCGGTGACCGAATCCCGCAATGGCTCAACGCGAGTCGCGCGGCTCGACTTTTTCGCCACCACGACATCGCGCTTCTATGCACCCGTTGCGGTGGGCATCTGGTGCGCCAATTGGGAAACCGGCTGTGCGGCGCTGGGCATCCCGGGCCACTTTGCGGTACTGCCAGCGGATGCCCCGGGCATCCGGGGCTACCCGGACGTGCCGCACTATGACGTGAGCTGGATCGCTGATCCCAAGAGCTGA
- a CDS encoding PE family protein encodes MSFVLATPELMTTAAQDLAAIRSTLGEASATAAAPTTALAAAAEDEISTGIAALFGAFGSDYQAISAQAQAFHEQLIDLLTASGGAYLSAETAATATVTTGGFPSLVANTTANLQTIADTWTNQTVPILTHAVTGYPQLISTSLASGNVLPLLAIPANLAQGSATLYQAFSSPVSLSLTSLTPSGISLGVGLGLPQLLALNALGAPVNAGLAAGASGTAIFGALQAGDTMGAISTLADTPANIANGFLNGSQTLSMQLSLPGLSVAADIPFSGLLSPLQPLSLTATTPVLPLLNSLTITGPPVGGLVPSLVQYVPELLATSLGP; translated from the coding sequence ATGTCCTTTGTACTCGCGACACCGGAGCTGATGACGACGGCGGCCCAAGACTTGGCGGCTATTCGTTCCACGTTGGGAGAGGCAAGCGCGACCGCTGCCGCCCCCACAACAGCATTAGCGGCCGCGGCCGAAGATGAGATATCGACCGGGATCGCGGCGTTGTTCGGTGCCTTCGGCTCCGACTACCAAGCGATCAGCGCCCAGGCGCAGGCTTTTCACGAGCAGCTGATCGATCTATTGACCGCAAGCGGTGGTGCCTACCTCAGCGCCGAGACCGCAGCTACCGCCACCGTCACAACCGGCGGTTTCCCGAGCCTGGTCGCCAACACCACCGCCAATCTGCAGACCATTGCAGACACCTGGACCAACCAAACGGTGCCCATCCTGACACACGCCGTCACCGGGTATCCGCAGCTGATTTCCACCTCACTGGCCAGCGGCAACGTGCTGCCGCTGCTGGCGATACCGGCAAACCTCGCACAGGGCTCCGCCACCCTGTATCAAGCGTTCAGCAGCCCGGTCTCGCTGTCGTTGACGTCGCTGACTCCGTCGGGCATATCGCTCGGGGTCGGGCTCGGACTACCGCAGCTTCTGGCCCTCAACGCTTTGGGCGCCCCCGTCAATGCGGGCCTGGCCGCCGGAGCAAGCGGCACAGCAATTTTCGGTGCGCTACAGGCCGGCGACACGATGGGTGCAATCAGCACGCTCGCCGACACCCCCGCCAATATCGCCAACGGATTCCTCAACGGCAGCCAGACGCTATCGATGCAGCTGTCGCTTCCCGGGCTGTCCGTGGCCGCTGACATTCCGTTCTCCGGCCTGCTCAGTCCCCTACAGCCACTCTCCCTGACGGCGACGACACCGGTGCTACCCCTGCTGAATTCACTCACCATCACCGGCCCACCGGTCGGCGGCCTCGTCCCGAGCCTGGTGCAGTATGTGCCGGAACTGCTCGCGACGTCGCTAGGCCCCTAG
- a CDS encoding FdhF/YdeP family oxidoreductase: MAFQRSAASGDVPAEYDEDSITVTSPKREAAGVRAVLVSLQRGLEQMGAFRTAAALARLNQRNGFDCPGCAWPEEPGGRKLAEFCENGAKAVAEEATRRTVTPEFFARHSVTELLAKPEYWLSQQGRLSHPMVLRPGDDHYRPIGWDEAYRLIAEHLKALGSPDEALFYTSGRTSNEAAFCYQLLVRSFGTNNLPDCSNMCHESSGSALSESIGIGKGSVTVEDVEHADLIIIAGQNPGTNHPRMLTVLEKAKANGAKIIAINPLPEAGLIRFKDPQKMNGVVGHGVPIADEFVQIRIGGDMALFAGLGRLLLEAEERAPGTVVDQAFVDQHCAGFDEYRRRTLQIEMDTVLAATGVGAPQLERIAAMVMASQRTIICWAMGLTQHSHAVATIGEATNLLFLRGMIGKPGAGVCPVRGHSNVQGDRTMGIWEQMPEQFLAALDREFGIDSPRKHGYDTVAAIRAMRDGQAAVFMAMGGNFASATPDTAVTEAALRSCALTVQISTKLNRSHLVHGSTALILPTLGRTDRDLRDGRKQVVSVEDSMSMVHLSRGSLHPPSDQVRSEVQIVCQLARTLLGAQHPVPWERFASDYDTIRDAIASVVPGCADYNLRVRQPDGFQLPHPPRDAREFPTSTGKANFSVSPLQWVPVPPGRLILQTLRSHDQYNTTVYGLDDRYRGVKGGRRVVFMHPSDIEALGLTAGERVDLVSEYHDAGGNLQERRAKDFLVIGYSTPVGNAAAYYPETNPLVPLDHTAEKSNTPVSKAIVVRVEPASGGDDRR; the protein is encoded by the coding sequence GTGGCCTTCCAGCGCTCGGCAGCATCTGGTGACGTTCCCGCCGAATACGACGAGGACTCGATCACGGTCACCTCGCCCAAACGCGAAGCCGCGGGTGTGCGCGCGGTGCTGGTGTCGCTACAGCGTGGCCTGGAACAGATGGGCGCATTTCGTACCGCGGCCGCGCTGGCCCGCCTGAATCAGCGCAACGGCTTCGATTGCCCGGGCTGCGCGTGGCCCGAAGAGCCAGGTGGCCGCAAACTGGCCGAGTTCTGCGAGAACGGCGCCAAGGCCGTTGCCGAGGAGGCCACCAGACGCACCGTCACGCCGGAATTCTTCGCCCGGCATTCGGTCACGGAATTGTTGGCCAAGCCCGAATACTGGCTTTCCCAACAGGGCCGCCTTTCCCATCCGATGGTCCTGCGGCCCGGCGACGACCATTACCGGCCGATCGGCTGGGACGAGGCCTACCGGCTGATCGCCGAGCACCTCAAGGCGCTGGGAAGCCCGGATGAGGCGCTGTTCTATACGTCGGGGCGTACCAGCAACGAGGCCGCCTTCTGCTACCAGCTTCTGGTCCGCAGCTTCGGCACCAACAACCTGCCCGATTGCTCGAACATGTGCCATGAATCCTCGGGGTCGGCCCTGAGCGAATCAATCGGGATCGGAAAAGGATCGGTCACCGTCGAGGACGTCGAGCATGCCGACCTGATCATCATCGCCGGGCAAAACCCGGGCACCAACCACCCGCGCATGCTGACGGTGCTGGAGAAGGCAAAAGCCAACGGCGCAAAGATCATTGCCATCAATCCGCTACCCGAGGCCGGGTTGATCCGGTTCAAAGACCCGCAGAAGATGAACGGGGTGGTCGGGCACGGTGTGCCCATCGCCGACGAGTTCGTGCAGATCCGCATCGGCGGCGACATGGCGTTGTTCGCCGGGCTGGGCAGGCTGCTGCTGGAAGCCGAGGAACGCGCCCCGGGCACCGTCGTCGACCAGGCCTTCGTCGACCAGCATTGCGCCGGGTTCGATGAATATCGGCGTCGTACCTTGCAGATCGAGATGGACACCGTGCTGGCCGCGACGGGCGTTGGCGCGCCGCAGCTCGAGCGCATCGCGGCAATGGTGATGGCCTCGCAGCGCACGATCATTTGCTGGGCGATGGGCTTGACGCAGCACAGCCACGCGGTGGCCACCATCGGCGAGGCCACCAACCTGCTGTTTCTGCGCGGCATGATCGGCAAGCCAGGCGCGGGTGTGTGCCCGGTGCGCGGACATTCCAACGTGCAAGGCGACCGCACGATGGGCATCTGGGAGCAGATGCCCGAACAATTCCTGGCGGCGCTGGATCGCGAATTCGGCATCGACAGTCCGCGCAAACACGGCTACGACACCGTGGCCGCGATCCGGGCCATGCGCGACGGGCAGGCGGCGGTGTTCATGGCGATGGGTGGCAACTTCGCATCGGCCACTCCAGATACCGCCGTCACCGAAGCGGCCTTGCGCAGTTGCGCACTGACCGTGCAGATTTCGACGAAACTCAACCGCAGCCACCTGGTGCACGGCAGCACGGCGCTGATCCTGCCGACCCTGGGCCGCACCGACCGCGACCTTCGCGACGGCCGTAAGCAGGTGGTGTCGGTGGAGGATTCGATGTCGATGGTGCACCTGTCGCGCGGCAGCCTGCATCCGCCCAGCGACCAGGTGCGCAGCGAGGTTCAGATCGTCTGCCAGCTCGCACGCACCCTACTCGGAGCGCAGCATCCGGTTCCGTGGGAGCGATTCGCGAGCGACTACGACACCATCCGCGACGCCATCGCCTCCGTGGTGCCCGGATGTGCGGACTACAACCTCAGGGTGCGTCAGCCCGACGGCTTCCAGCTGCCCCATCCGCCGCGCGATGCCCGCGAATTTCCCACCAGCACCGGAAAAGCGAACTTCTCGGTCAGCCCACTGCAGTGGGTTCCGGTGCCACCGGGACGACTGATCCTGCAAACGCTGCGCAGCCACGACCAGTACAACACCACGGTGTACGGGCTCGATGATCGCTATCGCGGGGTGAAGGGTGGCCGGCGGGTGGTGTTCATGCATCCCTCCGACATCGAAGCGCTGGGACTGACGGCGGGGGAGCGTGTCGATTTGGTGTCGGAATACCACGATGCGGGCGGCAATCTGCAGGAGCGGCGGGCAAAAGACTTTCTGGTGATTGGCTATTCGACTCCGGTCGGCAACGCGGCGGCCTACTATCCGGAGACCAATCCACTAGTGCCGCTGGACCACACCGCGGAAAAGTCGAACACCCCGGTCTCGAAGGCGATCGTCGTGCGGGTGGAGCCGGCCTCGGGTGGCGACGACCGCCGGTAG
- a CDS encoding TetR/AcrR family transcriptional regulator: MPRYIDVDGLFDITVTVFAECGYRATTTQEIARRAGVNEVTLFRRYGNKATLINSALTHALANSPFARVVATDDVRGDLLALVTAYAETVQKYGGAVVTLAVEVPRNPELGTAMAALMPNLHNAAQVIATHQTQGQLAPGDPYQKLVMLLGPLMAAGLWSRTGAEALASQLDFGALVAAFLDGHRASEGRR, from the coding sequence ATGCCCAGATATATCGACGTCGATGGCCTATTCGACATAACGGTGACGGTTTTCGCCGAGTGCGGGTACCGGGCTACCACCACCCAGGAGATCGCCCGCCGGGCCGGCGTCAACGAGGTGACGCTGTTTCGCCGCTACGGCAACAAGGCCACGCTGATCAACAGCGCGCTCACCCACGCTTTGGCGAACTCCCCATTCGCGCGAGTGGTGGCCACCGATGATGTCCGGGGCGACCTCCTTGCACTGGTGACCGCCTATGCCGAGACCGTCCAGAAGTATGGGGGCGCGGTGGTGACTCTGGCGGTCGAGGTGCCCCGCAATCCCGAACTCGGTACGGCCATGGCGGCGCTGATGCCCAACCTGCACAACGCGGCGCAGGTGATCGCAACGCACCAGACCCAAGGCCAACTGGCACCCGGTGACCCCTACCAAAAGCTGGTGATGCTGCTTGGACCGCTGATGGCCGCCGGCCTGTGGTCGCGCACCGGGGCCGAAGCACTGGCATCGCAACTAGACTTCGGTGCCCTGGTCGCGGCATTCCTTGATGGACACCGCGCATCAGAAGGCCGTCGGTAG
- a CDS encoding haloalkane dehalogenase, with protein sequence MTEIDPTPLTKRRLAVDGKQMAYHESGEGRTVVFLHGNPTSSYLWRNIIPHVSDRARCIAPDLIGQGDSDKLDDTGPGSYRFVEHRHYLDGLLDQLDLGDDVVLVIHDWGSALGFDWANRHRERIGGIAFMEAIVRPVTWAEWPESAAGIFRGFRSDAGEQMVIDKNLFVEAVLPGSILRGLTPAEHDEYRRPFVEPRHRRPTLSWPREIPIEGEPADVHQIASDYAQWLPTADFPKLFINAEPGAILTGPQREFCRSWTNLTEVTVPGSHFIQEDSPHEIGQAIADWLSSLG encoded by the coding sequence ATGACCGAGATCGATCCCACTCCACTCACCAAACGCCGCCTGGCCGTTGATGGCAAGCAAATGGCGTACCACGAAAGCGGTGAGGGCCGTACGGTTGTGTTCCTGCACGGCAATCCGACCTCATCGTATTTGTGGCGCAACATCATTCCGCATGTGTCCGATCGCGCGCGCTGTATCGCTCCCGATCTCATCGGGCAGGGTGACTCGGACAAGCTCGATGACACCGGACCGGGCAGTTACCGCTTCGTTGAGCATCGGCATTACCTCGACGGCCTTCTTGACCAGCTCGACCTCGGCGATGATGTCGTTTTGGTGATCCACGACTGGGGCTCGGCCCTCGGATTCGACTGGGCCAATCGCCACCGCGAGCGGATCGGCGGCATCGCTTTCATGGAGGCCATTGTGCGGCCGGTGACTTGGGCGGAGTGGCCCGAGTCCGCAGCGGGAATCTTTCGGGGGTTCCGCTCGGATGCGGGTGAACAGATGGTCATTGACAAGAACCTGTTTGTGGAGGCGGTCCTGCCCGGTTCCATCCTGCGCGGTCTCACCCCCGCCGAACACGACGAGTACCGGCGCCCGTTCGTCGAGCCGCGACACCGCCGGCCGACGCTGAGCTGGCCGCGTGAGATACCAATCGAGGGTGAGCCTGCCGACGTGCATCAGATCGCTTCCGACTACGCCCAGTGGCTGCCCACCGCGGATTTCCCAAAGCTGTTTATCAACGCCGAGCCCGGTGCCATTCTCACCGGACCGCAACGCGAGTTCTGCCGAAGTTGGACCAACCTGACCGAGGTGACGGTGCCCGGTAGCCACTTCATCCAAGAGGACAGCCCGCATGAGATCGGCCAGGCGATCGCTGACTGGCTGTCGAGTCTCGGCTGA
- a CDS encoding FAD-binding oxidoreductase translates to MAREISRQAFLRGAAGALAAGAVFGSVRAAAEPNPSGWEGLSSALGGKVLRPDDGPQFATAKQVFNTNYNDFTPAAVVTPTSAADVQKAMAFATAHNLKVAPRSGGHSYIGASTANGAMVLDLRQLPGDINYDAATGQVTVTPSTSLYEMHQVLAGAGRGIPTGTCPSVGAAGHALGGGLGAHSRHAGLLCDALTSAAVVLPSGQAVTASAASNPDLFWALRGGGGGNFGVTTSLTFATFATKDLDVVNLDFPPESFAQVLLGWQQWLRTADRNNWALADATVDPMGTHCRILATCPVGSGGSVASAITSAVGVQPIGTDHHTFNYLDLVRYLAVGNLNPAPLGYVGGSDVLPTVNAGAAKGIASAIDAFPRGAGRALAIMHALDGALATVAPGATAFPWRRQSALVQWYVETPGSPAAASGWLNTAHQAVQPYSAGGYVNYLEANQPASRYFGPNLSRLSAVRQKYDPGRVMFSGLNL, encoded by the coding sequence TTGGCGCGTGAGATCTCGCGCCAGGCGTTTTTGCGTGGTGCCGCCGGTGCGTTGGCCGCCGGTGCGGTGTTTGGTTCGGTCCGCGCCGCCGCCGAGCCGAATCCCTCCGGCTGGGAGGGGCTTTCTTCAGCCCTCGGCGGGAAGGTTCTACGACCCGACGATGGACCCCAGTTCGCAACGGCCAAACAGGTTTTCAACACGAACTACAACGATTTCACGCCCGCGGCGGTCGTGACCCCGACATCGGCGGCAGACGTGCAGAAGGCGATGGCCTTCGCGACCGCCCACAACCTCAAGGTCGCCCCGCGCAGTGGCGGACACTCCTACATCGGCGCGTCCACCGCCAACGGTGCCATGGTCCTCGACCTGCGACAGCTTCCCGGCGACATCAACTACGACGCCGCCACCGGGCAGGTCACCGTGACACCGTCGACCAGTCTGTATGAGATGCACCAGGTGTTGGCCGGGGCGGGGCGAGGCATCCCGACGGGCACCTGCCCCAGCGTCGGCGCCGCCGGGCACGCGTTGGGCGGAGGCCTGGGCGCTCATTCCCGGCACGCGGGCCTGCTTTGCGACGCGTTGACCTCGGCGGCGGTGGTGCTGCCCAGCGGCCAGGCGGTCACCGCGTCCGCCGCGAGCAACCCGGATCTGTTCTGGGCCTTGCGCGGCGGCGGTGGCGGCAACTTCGGCGTCACGACCTCGCTGACCTTTGCCACATTCGCCACCAAAGACCTCGACGTGGTGAACCTCGACTTCCCGCCCGAGTCCTTCGCGCAGGTTCTGCTGGGTTGGCAACAATGGCTGCGCACCGCCGATCGAAACAACTGGGCCCTGGCGGACGCCACCGTCGACCCGATGGGCACGCATTGCCGGATTCTTGCCACCTGTCCGGTGGGGTCAGGTGGCAGCGTGGCTTCGGCCATCACCTCCGCCGTCGGGGTGCAACCGATCGGTACCGACCACCACACATTCAACTACTTGGATCTGGTGCGGTACTTGGCCGTCGGGAACCTCAACCCCGCACCGCTTGGCTACGTTGGCGGGTCCGACGTGCTGCCCACCGTCAACGCGGGTGCGGCAAAAGGGATCGCCTCGGCGATCGACGCCTTCCCGCGCGGTGCGGGCCGCGCGTTGGCGATCATGCACGCACTCGACGGTGCCCTGGCCACTGTGGCGCCGGGGGCCACGGCCTTTCCGTGGCGCCGGCAGTCCGCGCTGGTGCAGTGGTATGTCGAAACCCCGGGCTCCCCGGCCGCGGCGAGCGGCTGGCTCAACACGGCACACCAAGCCGTGCAACCGTATTCGGCTGGTGGCTACGTGAACTATCTGGAGGCAAACCAGCCGGCGTCGCGCTACTTCGGTCCGAACCTGTCCCGGCTGAGCGCCGTTCGGCAGAAGTACGATCCCGGCCGGGTGATGTTCTCCGGACTGAATCTCTAG